DNA sequence from the Oceanipulchritudo coccoides genome:
GCCTCGGCGGAAGAGTTTCCGCAGTTTTGCGAGGAGCAGGGATGGCAGATTCTCCCGCTCGAACCACAGATTGCCGCTTTCTACGGAAAGCTCCCCATCAATGCCCTCCATCGGGATCCCTTTGACCGGATGCTTGCCCATCAGGCGGTGTCTATGGGCAGTCCTCTCGTATCAAAGGATAAAGCGCTTGAGGCATATGCGCCAAATGGCCTTGTCCGGCTCTGGTAAATTTTAAACAATCCAGAATTTCGGGAATAATCCTCCCGGCGAGCCGTCTTCTTTGGTATGAGAGAATGCCTGACGATCCTCGCCTGCCTGTTCTGCCCCCTCGCCTACGGAGGGGTTCCGGACGATCCCGCCAAGGCCATGCCGCTGGAAACGGGCCAACCTGTCCCCAGCGTTGAGCTTCGTACAGTGGATGGGGAGACCGTTGATCTTTCGGTCCTGGCAGACGGACAACCCAGCATCTTTATTTTCTATCGCGGGAGCTGGTGCCCCTACTGCAACAAGCACCTGGCTTCCCTCGGTGATGTCCAGGATGACTTGAAGGCGCTCGGATACCAGATGCTGGCCATCAGTCCCGACAAGCCGGAAGGGCTCAAGGAGGCTGCTGAATCCAACAAGCTAAGCTACACGCTCCTTTCAGACAGCTCTGCCGAGGCGGCCAAAGCATTTGGTCTGGCGTTCAAGGTCGGCCTGGCAACCCGGACCTTGTACAGGGGCTATGGCATCAATCTCGAAGAAGCCTCGGGTGAGGACCATCACATTCTCCCAATACCCGCAGTCTATTTGACTGATGCCGAGGGAATCATCCAATACAAGTACGCCAATACGGATTACAAGGTGCGCCTCTCTGCAGAGGAGCTTCTTAAAGCGGCTGAGAAAAATGCAGCTACTGATGAAAACTAAGCCGCTGAAGAGCATTTCCGTTTTTGGAGTTGTGGCCATGCTATTGATTTCAGGCTGCGCGAGCCCGTCGATAAGCGATCAGGCACAACTCTCCCGATCGGCAATGCTCTTTTCCGACTCACCCGCTCTGGCAGGTTCGGCAGAGCTCATTTCAACGATTGAACCGGGTACCGACAGCCGCGGCGGGGCCAGCGCCTCCGGATGTACCGTTTGCCGATGAAGCGCTCCCTGCTTTCAACCACGCTGTTCTCCTGTCTTGCGCTTGCCGCACTCGCACAGGAATCGCCCTTGCTGGATGCCTCCGGCGAATGGCTTGAAAGTGATGATGTCCGTGTTCAAACGGCATGGACCTCCATCCAGGCACCGTTGGCTGTGGACCTCATGATCAGCGGGCGCGTGGACTACATGGGCCATCGGATTGAGTATCAACCCAACGCACCGATCGATCCCTTCGGCGAAGCGGTGCAAATCGATGAGACCCAGGTCGGGCTCCAATTGGATTTAGAGAAACGAAGAAACCGGCACCAGATAACAGCTTCCTTGAACGCTTATGACGGTTTCCGTAATTTCTCTTCCATCTGGATTGACCGGTATTATCGCCAACAATACGGCCAGGGTGGAATCCCGGGAGTATCCTATGAATCCCCCGAGCCAAAGGGTTTCGGGACTAACTTTTCCTATCGCTATGAAGCCATTCCAGCCGCGGGGTATTTAACCGTTTCCATCGGATTTCTTCGGGACACAGTGGCCCCGGGATACGAGATTGAGGACCTTGGAACTTCCTTTGAACTCGTCCAGGGCGAAGACAGTTTGAACACATGGACCGGATCAATTGAATGGGAGGGTGTGGTCAATTCAAGGGCAAGAACCCGGCAGACCATTAGAATCACCAATACGACGGAAAGAGACCCGCGCTATGGATGGTCAGGTGCCCTCAATTTCCTGATCAGCGACAAATGGATCTCACGCACAAATGGTGCCTACGCGACTGAGGACCCGGACTTTGAGGCGTGGTCGCTTTCGCAGACAATTGAATGTGCGATACATCCCCGCTGGTCGCTCAGCGCGACTTTTCGATATTACAAGGATACCGGCCAAATTGAGGCCGCCAACCTTATCTCATCCGCGGCCCCCGAGTTATCCACCCGTCAGGCCTTCATCGCCCTGCGCTACGAGTCCGAGGATCAACTTTCCAGTTACAGCTTCAGTGTGGGGCCCTACGAAACCCACTACGGGCAAACAGGCATCGGTACCGAACGTTTTTTCTACCTCTATCAGGATCGTGACTGGCTATGGGCCCGCATTTCCGGGCGCATCGTCTTTTAATTCAACCCCCTCATCCCTGTGAAAGTCATAAAATCCATTCTAATTCTCCTCCCGGTAATTCCTGCTCTTCTCATCGCCCAAACCTATCAGGTCGGGGACATCGTGGATGACTACAGCTTCACAGATTATACGACCGGCGAAACGGTTTCCCTTTACGAATTGGGCGAGCAAGGCGGTGTCCTTGTCCTCGAATGGTTTGCCTGGTGGTGCCCGTTCTGCGCGAATGCCGCTGCGAATGTAGAAGAAGGTATTGTCGAGTACTACGCCTTGAGAGGCGGCAATCCCGCCGGCCTCCCGGTCCGCCACATTGGCCTCAATGTGCAGGGAGGAGCCCGATCCCAGAGTGATACCTTTATTGCAAGGTATGGACTTGAAACCGTCATGGAGGATTACAACCGGGACTTCTTTGATCTCTTCTCTCCCAACGGTGGACAGCCCTTGTTTGTCATCATCAATGCCGAGGCAAACTCACCGTCCGCTGAACAATGGGAAGTCCTCTACACACGGCTGAACTACCTCGGCAATGAAGCCCCGGACATTTCGGCCCTCATGCGGCCCGTTATCGACGGCATAGAAGCGGGAGCCCCTGACGCTACT
Encoded proteins:
- a CDS encoding peroxiredoxin-like family protein yields the protein MRECLTILACLFCPLAYGGVPDDPAKAMPLETGQPVPSVELRTVDGETVDLSVLADGQPSIFIFYRGSWCPYCNKHLASLGDVQDDLKALGYQMLAISPDKPEGLKEAAESNKLSYTLLSDSSAEAAKAFGLAFKVGLATRTLYRGYGINLEEASGEDHHILPIPAVYLTDAEGIIQYKYANTDYKVRLSAEELLKAAEKNAATDEN
- a CDS encoding TlpA family protein disulfide reductase, translated to MKVIKSILILLPVIPALLIAQTYQVGDIVDDYSFTDYTTGETVSLYELGEQGGVLVLEWFAWWCPFCANAAANVEEGIVEYYALRGGNPAGLPVRHIGLNVQGGARSQSDTFIARYGLETVMEDYNRDFFDLFSPNGGQPLFVIINAEANSPSAEQWEVLYTRLNYLGNEAPDISALMRPVIDGIEAGAPDATVETTFPGINNPTGNWYQSEWFGIFEGSNFPFISHMEFGYGYVESTSEPEVFYFYDTEWKWLFTSKGMYPFFYSFETDNWLIYSLGSMGEWFFDYNSMEWRNMPPGS
- a CDS encoding type II toxin-antitoxin system VapC family toxin, producing MKILLDTHTLIWALIDPQKLSKKAREALENSANTVCVSAISFWEISLKQGLGKLKITGASAEEFPQFCEEQGWQILPLEPQIAAFYGKLPINALHRDPFDRMLAHQAVSMGSPLVSKDKALEAYAPNGLVRLW